AAACGCTGTCGTAAATAGCAATAGTACAAAACGCAGGACCCTGACCGCATAGCTCATTTCACTAATCGGAATAACGAATGTGGAAATCGCCACAAGTGACACAACAATCACCATAATATTAGAAGTCAGCGCAGCGTCTACTGCCGCAGTGCCCAGTATTAATCCGCCGACCGTTGTAGCGGTCGCGCTGATCGTAATGGGCAGCCGCATACTCGCTTCCGTCAGTAATTCAATAAAAATCAGCATGAAAAATACTTCAATAAAAGAAGGATAGGGTACACCTATTCGACTGGCGGCTACTGTCAACGCTAGCTCCGTCTTGAAGATGTCCGGTGTATAGGAAGTAACAGCTACATATAACGCAGGCAACACAATACATGTAAATAGTCCAGTATAACGAAGTAAACGGATCAATGTAGTAACCCAAAATGAATAATACAAATCCTCCATAGACAATATAAAATCTACAAACGTAATGGGTGCGATAATAGCATGAGGGCTTCCATCCACCATAATAATTACTTTTCCACCAGCCACATTGTGAAGCATGCGATCAGGACGCTCAGTCAGTAGACTTGTCGGGAACAAACTGTACTTCTTATTATTTAAGTAATACTGTAAGTCACCACTTCCTTGTACCAACTCTACTTCCATAGTACTTATCCGTTCTTTTATTTTTTCCAATAATCCTGGATATACTCTTTTCTCGTCATAAACCAAAGCTATATCTCGATTGGAAGCATCATCCAACTGCATCGTTTCAATTATTAGTGAAGGCTTATGATACCGTTGCCGGATCAG
This window of the Sporosarcina ureae genome carries:
- a CDS encoding spore germination protein, which produces MSLDETTRHMEQPAYFTRLAQRLEPTVDIVKKTLKSKDRVVHLLYLKSVVDMMQLQEIVVKPFYEMSAEQDFAEYVHSLPYETKMPTGDEEVLIEITKGNVFVMIDKQITLLELKVVAANAVQDATMEPTIHGPQLGLSESIETNINLIRQRYHKPSLIIETMQLDDASNRDIALVYDEKRVYPGLLEKIKERISTMEVELVQGSGDLQYYLNNKKYSLFPTSLLTERPDRMLHNVAGGKVIIMVDGSPHAIIAPITFVDFILSMEDLYYSFWVTTLIRLLRYTGLFTCIVLPALYVAVTSYTPDIFKTELALTVAASRIGVPYPSFIEVFFMLIFIELLTEASMRLPITISATATTVGGLILGTAAVDAALTSNIMVIVVSLVAISTFVIPISEMSYAVRVLRFVLLLFTTAFGLAGTVLGTLGIIMYLVNKDSFGQPYLRMFWKNRQEELRADDS